A stretch of DNA from Montipora capricornis isolate CH-2021 chromosome 1, ASM3666992v2, whole genome shotgun sequence:
tatcatggctgggagggtaaatgctcggagatattagctacaccaagctactctaaaatccgagggtaaataaagatatatgatatgatgatatgatatgatgcacatcggcgccgccatcttggatatttAATTACTACAACTACTCTAAAGTCAAACagctcaaattctcccaaaacTTATATTTGATCTTCAAAATTGTTCCCAATAGGTAGCAAACAGCTGTAACAACATGACTGATATGGTCACAGGGGAGGTCTGATTGATCTCTGGCTATAAAACGCTGCCGTAAATCACTTATTGCAAGAACGGTGTCTTGAAGTTGACACTCGAACCACAGACTGCAAACGTGACGCCTAGGACAAATTCAAGTGATTTCCCGAGGTTCGCAGTTTGCcgtattttccgaaaatttcgTTGCTAAAGGTGTCTATTCGCTCAATAACCGTGCACTGCAAAccgcgcaccagtggctcagttggttgagcatcgggctgccgcGCGGGAGGTCGCAGGTTGGACCCCTGGCCGGATAAACACTCAgcacattaaggacggtgcctactaattaacaatatttttgccccggagtgtgattatgcaggaaatgtagatcttaacaagtgttattaaaatccaaaagaaaattgggggtaaccacgcatttttcaaagataattcatgaataatattttaaaatacaaagcaatgtatggcgttctttctcaaattgaaacttaattatctctcaaaaatgcatggttacccccaattttctttttggataccaagagtacttactaagatctacttttttcgggtagttttaaaccgcgcaaaaatattcctgtattagtaagcttcaccgataggaaatccgagtatctcgagatgcgcagaacgtatgcgcaataacaatagtaggcaccgtccttaaaataactgaggagaaaatgttGCCttttaatttcatctgcaaatggttagactttcaagtctttttggataaggactataaagcGTAGGCCCCCGTCTCATaaatatctttcatgttcataagttccctttgggacgttaaagaacccacacactatttgagaagagtaggggatgaagtccccgGTATTGTGGCTGTCATGTtttctccagcagaagtggccggcttggtggTGATGTCTCTAagaaggcttgtggtgtatgaggaggccacctaagcagaaacagtcaaaattcaaaatggaatatgaagatgtagatgtagatgaatATAACGCACCCCTAATGTTTATATTAGAAACTCATTaataatgcacgcattttgattggttttcacCAATGATCATCACTAACGTTTAATTCTTTATCATGTAAAGCAAACTGAATACATTCCATTCGATTCCATATTGCAGTGCGTCCGTTCagtaatagggagtttaagaaaccacgacttCTATGACAGCGAAAACGGCgatcacttcaaaatataactttaagCTATCTTGagtatttcacgattattcctCCATGTTTACGTTGTACAATTTGGGCGAAATATCCTATAACTGAATAGACTACTTTTGATACATTAAAATTCCTAAACAAAAGATATCATCTCTagggggaataaactcatacaaatccccagagcctcaagatgatgtcttttgttttggactaaATTTTAATCTATCGAAATCGGTCTATTGGTACGGAcgaatttgaagtaaagagacTGAAAagaaagattcactgttgtaTGTCCACGTTGCCGTCCAAACCTTAAAATTGGCCATttaacacttaatgactggtcacTCGGggaacagttcattttgttttccgagaatctcaatgtttccccgaggcgcagggaaacattgaaattctcgggaaacaaaatgaactgttccccgagggaccagtcattaagtgatttgttatatagcacaaaaagaaaaacgtgcaatggcaacaacaacggcgggtcgtcggtcaacattcgcgggtaaccagtgcactgttaccctctgacgtcatagattttgcactgttgcccgctcagagacttttggcggaaaacagttttattgttagatgtcatgtgacctcgaagtaaccaatgagagcgccgGCTGTTGGGGGAAAACATTTGGCTATATAACaattcaagttgttgttttgacgaatacgggaaagaaatgtacaaaatgcgtgccgcacgtgcagcacgatcactGTTAtccttttaaccaataatatcactgcTTTTTAGCGTtatcgttgccgtagccgtcttcgtgtcttaaaggggcagtgtcatggatTGTTAGTAAAAATTTGGAAAGCAAAGGAGATCTGTTTACCTATGGCAAACGAAACTTAATAGCCaaagtttcttcaaaaaggctattttagctcacagaaaccattcttaagtgtttttaGTTACGCACagccaagattaaaatgaatgccaacttgaaaacgtcgggccgacgaTTTCCTAATCTCCTCTTGCACCTCAGATGAACTCCGTAATAACTGAGTGTGgctcattttcttttaaaaattaatcgATTTTTATCTCACTGCGGTGATCCAGAAGCAACTTAAGAATGAAAAGGTCATTGAAAATTGATTTAGTAATTTTATGGACGAAATAAAAGGGATAATTCCCCCATGGTACGATTATCAGTGACAAacgacacactcggctatcgacTGGTGTCCCACCTCTTTGTTCTTACcatattttcaacattttgacgtcatctgcgATCTCTTTAACAATTTTACAAAGTAGTCAGCtactttgaaaatgttatgacgaaattcgtCAACAGCACAGACGCACGAAAACCTGACAACAATATGTTAAATAGATTCCATGCTTCTGTGTTCAGtaatcacagatgacgtcaaaatgtggtaagaacaatcGCCTCGTGTGtaactgatgttcttaccacatttttacTGAATGACGTATGGCAACATGGAACCCCagtatttgttaaatagaaacAATCATTCTGCATTCTCTACAAATGCGTCATACAATTTGGTTCGATTcgttgacaacgacgtgaaaaaTTCATATTTGTGGTTATGTGGAAGCGTTTCGGCTTCATGATATCCTTTAATTCTCTATCTGAAAATCCACACCGTTCCTACCAAATATTTATCCGGCTGAGAATATGGTACACAAGTTCGAATGTCTTGGAACAACGACTATGAGGTGAAGCTGTATTTTTAGTGAATGGTCTCGCCGCCTTCATTGTCTTTCTTGCCCACTGTAAGAAACGCGACGACGGCTAACGAGAATGAAAACGTCAAAAATCTATGAAATAACGACCGCACAACTCTAAAAAAGGAACTGGTCTGCtcatttaatgagcaaaaccaACAGCTCTGCACGCTTTGCAAgtgctttttccattttttaaattcCCTTGCTTTGATCAGTTGAAAGAACGAGATGAATTGACTTTTTGGAGCCGCCAGTGTATGACACTGATTTTTCAATTCTCTCGGCCCTTCATTTACTCTTCCCGCGTTCTTGGCGGTTTAATTCATAGACAGTTGACGTAGATTTTAAATCCAGAAAGACTTGAAACAATTCCTTTATGATAGCAATAAAGCGAACGTTTATTTTGGAATTACTTTCTCGAGGTAGCACCTTGTTGCAATCAATCTGCACTTCTGGCACCCAATTCGCCGATTTTTGGAAAAGGGCAACGTGTTACTGTGCTGAGACAGGAAAAAAAGGGTTGTGACAAGATAAAACAATTCATAACACGTTTTTACAGAAATATAATTTATTCAGTGTATCTATTGGAAAACAAGGCATCCTGTAAAAAAGTTCCTGGGCCGTGGAATCACCAGCCGTCTTCGTTTGTCTTTTTGCAGCAAAACTGTCTCAGTATGTTTGAGGAACTTCCTTTCAAAACAAGGTAATTAGATTTTTAgaacaacttcttttcaccataGCTCTTCTTCCGATGATAATTCAGGATTCGGGATTTTCTCGGCGTTTCATTTCTTTCCCGGAGGACAACATGTGGGAGCACATGAAGGAGCACAAACTGGCATTGGGGGAGGAGGTGGTGGGGGAGGAAGAACCAATGGTGGAGGGGGTGGTGTACAACACTGTTGAGGACAGATTCTCATACAGTAGTGAATACACACGGGCGGGCAAGGTGGGGGCGGAGGTGCTGGGAGACCAGGGCATCCTGGGGCTCCCATCGGACCCATGGGTCCCATACAACCGGGAAGACCTGGGGGTCCAAGACAGCCTGGGCCTCCAGGAGGTCCCATGCAGCCAGGAGGGCCAGGAGGACCCGGGATGGGACAAGGTGGAGGgcatggtggtggtggtggtggtggtggtgggggtgggggtgggggtggggcaCAGCATGATGGCGTACAGGCTGGAGCACACATCGCCGGACATCCAGGAACACAAGGAAATGCATTACGCTTCTCCACTTTCTCTGTGTTAAAAAACAGAATACATCCACAAAACGGtattaatgatgataataaaaaaagtaaaagccaGTTTCCACTCAGCTCACCGTCACAggacttgattttttttaaggCTCCTTTTCAAATTCTTAATTTGACTCAGGTGATCCTTCTCTTAGAAAATCATTACATGTAATCGACAGCTCAAACATACGGCATGTCATCTACTCTCAGCAACCATCCTTTTACCACTTACTGAATATACGTACAGCCAAGATAAGATAGCGAATCCCCGTACTCCATGATAATTCTTTGAAATCTGTTTTTAGATCACGCCCGTGCTGACAAGGTTCTTTTCGTCTGTTTTTACCATGACCGCGCGGTCCACTTTCACACTAACTGACCAATAAGGTGACGTCTTTCAAGTAACCAcgcaatagagcggttttcaatggcctgtcgaaagtaattagcgaattgctttggtttatgattacttcactcagtgattggttcaaagttctcgcgccacttttgcaaaccaatcgtggctcgcgcgtgcacattttcccgcgctttgcgtcggctacatgtaattacttcgagttttgattggtttactggattgcctccgtcctttttgattggccaaagtaagtagttttgttttggttttacgagactggattgaaactcgctctgtgACACGGAACTAATAATAgatttcaaacagttttcagcgGAACAGGATTCGCTCTCTTACCTCATTCTCTCTTGATACAGCAAAAACGAGCACAATAGCTCAGCGGTAGAGTCGTGCGAAGTGCATGCGCAATCCCACTGCATCAAAGCTTGGATTTTTTTCCCGACTTCATCGTAACTGCTTAAGTTGCATCCTAAGTTAACCGCTGTAATCTTctcttggaaaattatttcATATCCCGGCGCAATTCAATGTAATcgttattaaaaatatatagcgctgagaaaaggaaaaaccACATGTAAATTCCAACAATGTGTCACCTGGCTCATAGTCCACTTCTCTTGTTATCTTTATGATTTTTCCATGGTGAAGGTATGCTTCTGTCACTGAAaagtaataattaacaactatgtggctagcggtggatatttaccgagccgcgaagcggcgaggtaaatatccaacgttaatatacagcacaaaaaattaatttggatgttttcttcacttgtgtATATATACTACATATACTAATGACAGTTATCACTTTCAATGGTTCAGCTAACTCGAAGGAACTGAACAACCCATCACGACAGGAGCGGATCTAGGAGAAGGGTGCAGGAGTGCGTGATCTGAAGACTGAAGACTAGATCGATGGTTGATATTCCTACCTGAATTGATTTAAGTTTCAAGACAAAAAAGCATTTCTAGTTAATTTCAATATATTTTGTTCAGGCCGCAAAACGACAGGGAAGTGAAACTCTTAATTTCTCTCTGGTCGATGGTAGTATACCTTCGTTTAAATAAATTGTCACCGAAAGCTTTAAGATGATAAGGAATCTTAAAATATTTCACAAAGTAACTAATGGTGTTCGAAATACTTGTCTCTTTGTATCTGTTACAAGAAAAGTAACCAACAAAAAAATCGttaagtattttttaaaatacccAGACCACCgggattttaaaattttcgacTCTCTTCTTTATAACGATATCATTGCAACTTCAACCTTTTATTCACGACAAATTTGACAGAAAGTTTTACACATCGCCACTGTTCTAGCGGCACGGGTCCTCTCATTGTTCGCTTAATGTACGACTCGAAATTGCTCTCGTTAATTCTCTTtgggataataaaaataaacgaagataaataaataaacgttaaattaccttttctagcttccagcGAAGCAATAAAGAGGAAAACGATGCCAAGGGTTAATCTTAACATGACCCGACTTTCTGtgaggaagaaaaacaaccaCTCCAGTCAAATGAACCTTACAATACCTGCCAAAGTTCTGTTACTCTTCAATAACTAAACTATTCACGGTTGCTTAATTGACCATTTAGAAATGCATCAATGCATCGCGAAAAAATAATGATTTTAATAAGTTGCTCCAAAAAGTTTGGGCTTTTTAGAGACCTCCTAGCTTGAATTGTAGCCTTTGAGTTAAGCCTTTGATCacagcaatttttttaaatggacGTTTTGTTGCAAAATGCAGACTATTTGAAACTTTTTCGAGTCCATTAAAAGGTTCGCGCTTCAGTTGTTAAGAGCTGCCATTATCCACTAGAAGAGAGATATCACCTGTTACGTTCatgcaaaaaatataaataaaacacACTCGCATTTGAGTTAAAGAAACACTAAGCTAGAAAAATATCACTGATTTCACCCTCTTTAACGTTTCACTAATCGGTTAACCGCACCGAAGAAAGGCATGGGTTTTGCTGTACACCTGGGTTTACCTTAACTTGGCTTCTTTCGCTTGACGTACCGTACAATGTCAAAaggtcaataattattgcaacTTCTATACCGGCAGACTTGGAAAATCTGTTTTCTGATATGTCTAACCAGACCTGCGCGAGTAGAGGGTATTACATCATCTCTGAAACAATCGTCTTTGTGATTCAACTTGTTTCTTTATATATACTGAAAGCAACCACGAAAATACGCCAAGGAAAAACAACCTTTTTCGGGAGACAAAAAGTTgtcgcaattttttattttaaattaagttgATACGACAAATATATTGGTACTCGGGATTAAAGTTTGGTCGAATGAAGAATTTACACCCTGCAAGGAAACGTCGTGTAGTCAACTTGTGGTCACTTACATCACCTCTACGTATCAGTATCAGCTgagttatcatttttttatttgtgagtGTCAAACAAGGAAACTTATTTGACAGAAGTGGACATCTTTTCGCTTGTGGCATACGTGTTTAGTAATCTTCTTTTAAACTGTTTATCCATGCGATAAATTTAGCCGACAGAACATTAAGTAATTCTGAGGAAAACATGATATGAATAATTCATTTGTGAACTAAAAATAAGAACAAAAGTAAGGTCGAATTTTGAAGTTAGCGATCTTAAATTCAGTTTTTCCTTCAGGGGACACAGGATTAGCTGAACTATCCAGGTAGGAGTAAGGTATGAATTAAGCACAGTATATATGACCATGCGAAACTGAAATCTCATGCGGTGAAAACCTGTATTGTTTTAGCTAAAACTTGCTTAGTTCGAATAAACACATagtcaaatttaaaaacatttttaccaaAATAAAGCAAAGATCCCGTTTTATGATCTCGCTTAACGAccagaaataacaaaattactTCCCTAATGGAAATGACCGTTCGGTTAATATGTTGAGAGCTTTTGTTTGTTGGATGGtctaattaaaaaagaaatgatttgaTTTTTGGTGATGTGATTTTGTCAAAAAGCAGGAACTTGAATCAGTCAATTAACGAATTTAACAAGGGGACAATTACTGAATGTCGTGTTTGCAATTGCTTGTGCATCATAATTCTGAGTTACCGCTGGGCTAATAGATTCAGTAACGGTCTGTGGTTGATTTATGTCTACTAATTCCACGTTGAGATTCAGGAGAACTACGTCTATTAACAGTAAAAAAGACAAATCATGTTTCACCCAGCAAAAGCTCAGTCTATTGATTGAAGCTGACCTCTACCCATACGCGAATGGTAGGAATCCGGCAGTGAATGGAAACCAGTTTTAAAGAGCGGCGTTCGACTTAGTGGGAAgcctttgaccaatcacaaggcATGCAGATAATTGAATGAGCCAATAACCGCAAAGCACTGATAAAGCCGGCGATGTCCCTATTGAAGCAAGGGAAAGGGCGAGCGCAACATTTCCCGGCAAATCACCAAGCttaatacaaaagaaaatacaatCACAAAACTACTTAAGATACGAAATGAAAATTCCTCCTACCTCATATTAATGCAttcaattttcatttgtttccgTTCACTAAGTTTGAGCGGAGCCAGTAATGAATCCTATTTGCGAATCAATATGCTTTATTATTGCTTTTAGACATGAATTTAAGACTTGTGCTCGCAACATGTCTTGTATCTTTAGCAAGCGGCAAGTCATTAGGTAAGTCAcaggttatttattctttaaaaaaattcagaaacTGACATTCAAGCTCTTTCCACTTGAAATCTGCAAGCAAATTCAAGCAAAAAGACACGTAATTCGGGCATATTTTGACAATTGTtgtataaatgaaataaatatatatatatcattagatgttttggtgtgtagtatcgctgagtatttttacgagttgtgctgtatttGACAAGCCCGCTAGGGCGAATGAAAATACGGAGCGATACTACACACTCATTTTTAGCAACCAAGAAAGTGTGACCGATCTCGGGTAACGTCAGCATTTAAACCAGTCAAACTGGTTCTCTATTGTACAATAACCAACTGTACAATATTGTGGattattatccaactgtattagttattgtacagaaaacgcGCGAAACGAGtaaaatattccacgatattgtacagttaTAGTTACAGTTACATATGAAGACTTTCAGTCCTGCTGGGTAAGCGACGAGTTTGACAGAACGGGCATGTATTATCGTGTGGTTTTCGTGTTGGTATTTGATAGACCTTGATGACCTTCAGGTTATTTTAACGAGTGATCGATAAGATATCTGACATTTTCTTAAGGATCAAGAGttcattacccaagagtaataATCTGGTTTCAGGTTTATCTCCATCAACGCGTCAGAAACATGTCTATTTTTTGAggtatgtccaggtttgacgctaattagatgcacgcggatttcaataagcgtcacgaagtgtccccttgctcttctagccaacttcaacatcacttgtgtctcagaatacagacaatttatgtcacaaagtgtcccccaaatgctgctctttaagtgaagattaactgctgcatttacccaaagctaaaaataacgctaacctttacccttaccttattgttgaaaataggtagcaaatgcttagacttaaagggacactttgtgttggatgtcaaaattgggcatgcatctaattaggatCAAACCTGGACATAGGTGTTAAGATTGTCTGTGTATtgtttttgcattataatgAGCATTCACacttaaatgatatggaaatatatGAAACACAACATTTTATTCCTAAAGGGTTTGAACCGGGTAcatgatgtagcagctctcgtaacgtataatgtgattgacTCGCTATCCTAGCCAAAAAATAAAAGACTTAAcaagtgaaacaatgacttagacttaaaaacaatagaatctGCTTACAATACTAAACAAtggcaggttacgagagctgctacactactgacAACATTAGCTGTGGTTACgcacaccttgggtttgggaGGATAAATGGCTaaggtttggttcagctcaggtttcatgttaccctgACTCTCCTCAGGGTAAAATATAATTAGATATGAGTTCACTGaccttgcaaattagttgcatgtgctttatgattggccaagccacctcagggagcagataaaccatacttttcagttcaggaactgtcatgggaagttcttttaattgttctttttgatgtatccgTGGAAACAACTCTAGGGCAGCTTCGGTCTAGGGtttacacacaaaaacgtccttgcccgtgggcaaacgctatttacccatgggtaaaaggGCTGGTGTAATAACCACAACTATTGAGTTGGCCAATTTGGCTGTTGCTTATTTTC
This window harbors:
- the LOC138044635 gene encoding cuticle collagen 14-like, with translation MLRLTLGIVFLFIASLEARKVTEAYLHHGKIIKITREVDYEPEKVEKRNAFPCVPGCPAMCAPACTPSCCAPPPPPPPPPPPPPPPCPPPCPIPGPPGPPGCMGPPGGPGCLGPPGLPGCMGPMGPMGAPGCPGLPAPPPPPCPPVCIHYCMRICPQQCCTPPPPPLVLPPPPPPPPMPVCAPSCAPTCCPPGKK